From the Thermomicrobiales bacterium genome, the window GGACAAATCACGAACGGCAGCTCCGGCTGGCGGCGCGACATTCCTGAATGCGGAGCTGGTCACGGACCTGGCAGCTCTCGAAGCGGACATCGCCGTTCTCGGCATTCCCTACGGCGTCCCGTATGGCATGGTGGGCGTCGCTGGCCCCTGCTCAGCCGCCCCGGCAGCGCTGCGGGCGCAGTCGTTGAAGTTCGGCTACGGGATGTTCATCGAGCACTACGACTTCGATCATGACGGGCCGCTGCTGGGTGGACACGACGTCCGGATCGTCGACTGCGGCGACGCGTTGGCCGACCCGCTCGACATCCCCGGCAACTCGGCACGCGCGACGGCGGCGACGAGCGAGATCGTTGCGCGTGGCGCAGTGCCGATCATGCTCGGCGGCGACGACTCGGTTCCGATCCCTTTCTTCCGCGGCTTCGAAGGACACGGGCCGGTCACGCTGATCCAGGTTGACGCGCACCTCGATTTCCGCGACGAGCTGGACGGCGTCCGCGAGGGCTTCTCAAGCCCGATCCGCCGTGCGTCCGAGATGCCGTGGATTGATTCGATCGTCCAGATCGGGCTGCGCGGAGTGGGCAGTGCCCGGCCAGCCGAGGTGCAGGACGCCCGCGACAATGGCAATCTGCTGGTGACGGCCGGCGAAGTGCGCCGCGACGGCGTTGCCGCACTGCTGAGCCGAATCCCGACTGAGCACCCGTACCTGATTACGATTGACCTGGACGGGCTGGATCCATCGGTCGCCCCGGGCCTCTCCGGGCCAGCACCGGGCGGGCTGAGTTACGACGAGCTGGCCGAACTGCTGGCCGGGCTGGTGGCGCAGGGACGCATTGCCGGACTGGACATCGTCGAGTACGCGCCGGAGCTGGATGTCAACGGCCATACCGCGCTCGTGGCGACCCGGCTGATCCTGACGCTGATCGGCGCACTAACGCGCTCGGGGCAGCTCGGCCGAGCGTAAACAGCAGCAGGTCGGCGCTGCCTGGCGGACTCATTTCGGGTGCCGGAGCAACGTGTCGGGGGCCAAACGGGCGTATGCGATACGCCCCTACAAGAGCAGCGCACCGCATCAGATGCCACTATCCGTAGGGCGGGAATGCAACGCGGAGGATGCGGCTATGTAGGGGCGTATTGCATACGCCCGTGATTATCGCCAGCCCGGCCGAACGGCACGCACAAACGTCGTGACATTCTGACCGGTGCGTATGCAATACGCCCCTACATGCGCCACGAATTTCAGTCGGTTACCGACGCCCGTGTTGCGACAGACATCAGGATCAGGACGCGCTTTGCTCCGCCACGGTGTACCAGCGGTCCGGCCCGCTTGACTCGGACGCCGCGTTGAGTACCGACCGACCTCGGCGGAACTCGTCCGTCTCGTGCCAGCGCTCCCAGGCCGCTTTGTCGCGCCAGGTGCCGACAATGACCCGGCGCGTCGGCTCGTCCTCGGGAATCAGTAGATGCAGATCAACCCAGCCATCCTGCT encodes:
- a CDS encoding agmatinase; protein product: MDKSRTAAPAGGATFLNAELVTDLAALEADIAVLGIPYGVPYGMVGVAGPCSAAPAALRAQSLKFGYGMFIEHYDFDHDGPLLGGHDVRIVDCGDALADPLDIPGNSARATAATSEIVARGAVPIMLGGDDSVPIPFFRGFEGHGPVTLIQVDAHLDFRDELDGVREGFSSPIRRASEMPWIDSIVQIGLRGVGSARPAEVQDARDNGNLLVTAGEVRRDGVAALLSRIPTEHPYLITIDLDGLDPSVAPGLSGPAPGGLSYDELAELLAGLVAQGRIAGLDIVEYAPELDVNGHTALVATRLILTLIGALTRSGQLGRA
- a CDS encoding antibiotic biosynthesis monooxygenase, with amino-acid sequence MTVISESTVKPGHEAAWDNAYRERAADARQQDGWVDLHLLIPEDEPTRRVIVGTWRDKAAWERWHETDEFRRGRSVLNAASESSGPDRWYTVAEQSAS